In a genomic window of Nodosilinea sp. PGN35:
- a CDS encoding carbon dioxide-concentrating mechanism protein CcmK, which yields MAIAVGMVETLGFPAVVEAADAMVKAARVTLVGYEKIGSGRVTVIVRGDVSEVQASVAAGVENVKRVNGGQVLSTHIIARPHENLEFVLPIRYTEAVEQFRESVSGIRPYGR from the coding sequence CCTTGGGCTTTCCGGCAGTGGTAGAAGCCGCTGACGCGATGGTAAAAGCGGCTCGGGTTACCCTGGTGGGCTACGAGAAAATCGGCAGTGGCCGCGTCACCGTGATTGTGCGCGGCGACGTGTCTGAGGTGCAGGCCTCGGTGGCGGCTGGGGTGGAAAACGTGAAGCGGGTGAACGGCGGCCAGGTGCTATCGACCCACATCATTGCTCGCCCCCACGAAAACCTTGAGTTTGTGCTGCCCATTCGCTACACCGAAGCGGTAGAGCAGTTCAGAGAGAGCGTCAGCGGCATCCGCCCCTACGGCAGATAG
- a CDS encoding EutN/CcmL family microcompartment protein, which translates to MLLAKVRGTVVSTCKEPSLSGAKFLLVQLISETGDLLPDYTVAADVVGAGPGEWVLITQGSGARQHHGYENRPVDAAVIAIVDTVSLDSGNLYNKRDDVS; encoded by the coding sequence ATGCTCTTGGCCAAGGTTCGTGGCACGGTAGTTAGCACCTGCAAAGAGCCCAGCTTAAGCGGCGCTAAGTTTTTACTGGTGCAGCTGATCAGCGAAACCGGCGATCTGCTGCCCGACTACACCGTAGCTGCCGATGTGGTGGGGGCTGGCCCCGGCGAATGGGTGCTGATTACCCAGGGCAGCGGGGCGCGTCAGCACCACGGCTATGAGAATCGTCCTGTGGATGCGGCAGTGATTGCCATTGTCGATACCGTCAGTCTCGACAGCGGCAATCTCTACAACAAGCGAGATGATGTTAGCTAG
- a CDS encoding ribulose bisphosphate carboxylase small subunit gives MAIRTPAASPSQAWGSQSVSAPSSARVHALAQVQGQVLVEPGAVLAAGAVAQADAGATVRLGAASTLQEGATVYGRAQGRVLGDDRISYAVWVGDRAILTHKVLVQSPVYIGADCFIGFRSTLFNARLGAGCVVMMHALVQDVDVPPGKLIPSGSVITQQHQADALRDVSPTDIALVRELADLPGYGPPLGRSASSAALDTPAQSNERDGLGTMTSQLLSPDVVQRARQYLAQGLTIGTEHADSRRYRSGVWQTCNPIQSRRESEVLAALEACLSEHSGEYVRMFGIDPRAKQRVAPITIQRADGKPMAVGGGGTAASQASYSSTSHNGGYRPAPAPASASGPLSPEVVQQVRQYLNQGYRIGTEHADARRYSSNVWQTCSPIQSSREGEVFGALERCLAEHSGEYVRLFGIDPRAKRRIAPITIQRPGGPVGGGSSRSGGSSATSYAAASASGGSAQASGDVAQQVRQWLSQGYHVGAEHADARRYNSNVWQSCKTITSNREGDVLGAINTCMAEHPNEYVRVFGIDPRAKRRVAAVTVQRPGSKAAPAAPTASYSASGSTQAASNGAAPMGGLPQEVVQQVQQLFNQGYRLSLEHADARRYRSGAWQNAGRLEGSRASDILNALESQLRNHSGQYVRLIGIDPKVKKRVHEATIQRP, from the coding sequence ATGGCGATCCGCACACCAGCGGCATCTCCTTCCCAGGCTTGGGGTTCACAGTCGGTATCTGCGCCATCGTCGGCTCGGGTACATGCCCTGGCCCAGGTACAGGGGCAGGTTTTAGTAGAGCCGGGGGCAGTTTTAGCCGCTGGAGCTGTGGCCCAGGCCGATGCCGGTGCCACCGTGCGCCTCGGTGCTGCCAGCACTCTGCAAGAGGGGGCAACGGTCTATGGTCGCGCCCAGGGGCGAGTGCTGGGGGACGACCGCATTTCCTATGCGGTCTGGGTGGGCGATCGCGCCATTCTCACCCACAAAGTACTCGTACAGAGCCCGGTCTACATTGGTGCCGACTGCTTTATTGGCTTTCGCTCAACTCTGTTTAATGCTCGCCTTGGAGCCGGCTGCGTCGTAATGATGCACGCTCTGGTGCAGGATGTGGATGTGCCGCCGGGCAAGCTGATTCCCTCGGGCTCAGTGATTACCCAGCAGCACCAGGCCGACGCCCTGCGCGACGTGAGCCCTACCGATATTGCCCTCGTCAGAGAACTGGCCGATCTGCCCGGCTATGGCCCTCCCCTGGGTCGGTCGGCTAGCTCAGCCGCTTTAGATACCCCAGCACAATCAAACGAACGCGATGGATTAGGCACTATGACTTCTCAACTGCTATCTCCCGACGTTGTCCAGCGGGCTCGTCAATACCTGGCCCAGGGCTTGACCATAGGCACCGAGCACGCCGACTCTCGCCGCTACCGCAGCGGCGTTTGGCAGACCTGTAATCCGATTCAGTCCCGTCGGGAGTCAGAGGTACTAGCGGCCCTAGAAGCCTGTCTATCGGAACACTCGGGCGAGTACGTGCGGATGTTTGGCATCGACCCCAGGGCCAAACAGCGGGTCGCGCCCATCACCATTCAGCGAGCAGACGGCAAGCCCATGGCGGTCGGCGGTGGCGGAACGGCGGCGTCCCAGGCCAGTTATTCCAGTACGTCGCACAACGGTGGCTATCGCCCGGCCCCGGCCCCGGCCTCAGCCAGCGGCCCACTGTCGCCCGAGGTAGTGCAGCAGGTGCGCCAGTACCTCAACCAGGGCTACCGCATTGGTACTGAGCACGCCGATGCCCGCCGCTACAGCAGCAACGTGTGGCAAACCTGCTCGCCCATTCAGTCCTCCCGTGAGGGGGAGGTGTTTGGGGCCCTAGAGCGCTGTTTAGCCGAGCACTCGGGCGAGTACGTGCGGCTGTTTGGCATCGACCCCAGGGCCAAACGGCGGATTGCCCCCATCACCATTCAGCGGCCCGGTGGCCCGGTGGGCGGGGGCAGTTCGCGATCGGGTGGGTCTTCGGCCACCTCCTATGCTGCTGCTAGCGCCAGCGGCGGTTCAGCTCAGGCCAGCGGCGATGTTGCTCAGCAGGTGCGCCAGTGGCTCAGCCAGGGCTACCACGTGGGGGCCGAGCACGCCGATGCCCGTCGCTACAACAGCAATGTGTGGCAGTCTTGCAAGACCATTACCAGCAACCGCGAGGGCGATGTCCTGGGTGCCATCAACACCTGTATGGCCGAGCATCCCAACGAGTATGTGCGGGTGTTTGGTATCGATCCTAGAGCCAAGCGGCGGGTGGCGGCCGTCACCGTTCAGCGGCCGGGCTCTAAGGCAGCCCCAGCGGCTCCGACGGCCTCCTATTCGGCGTCTGGATCTACCCAGGCAGCCAGCAATGGGGCTGCTCCCATGGGGGGCCTGCCGCAGGAGGTGGTGCAGCAGGTGCAGCAGCTCTTTAATCAGGGCTATCGCCTCAGCCTTGAGCACGCCGACGCACGCCGCTACCGCAGTGGAGCCTGGCAAAATGCGGGCAGGCTGGAGGGGAGCCGAGCGTCGGACATTCTCAACGCCCTGGAGTCCCAGCTGCGCAACCACTCTGGCCAGTATGTCCGCCTGATTGGCATTGATCCAAAGGTGAAGAAACGGGTGCATGAAGCCACCATTCAGCGCCCTTAG
- a CDS encoding BMC domain-containing protein, whose translation MQPDGKLASPLDLKPGAPKRLTLATPAPGQKEAQRRDRYRGAALGMVSTESFPAVVGTADAMLKAADVLLVGYEKTGGGHCTAIVRGGIADVRMAVEAGVQTAQEFGQFVSSSLIPRPLPNLEAVLPICARWDELRREGGGKLGSQAIGLLETRGFPAMVGAADAMTKSADVQLMSHEAIGEGLCTILIRGSLPNVAIAIEAGMHEAERIGELNAVMVIPRPLDDLVESLPVMQMEQEQPEPLRIPLNLEVKQEETAAEPVLIEAVEEAPQPIALELTVDETDLADEEL comes from the coding sequence ATGCAACCCGACGGCAAACTAGCCTCGCCCCTCGACCTCAAACCCGGTGCGCCCAAGCGATTGACCCTGGCAACCCCGGCCCCTGGGCAAAAGGAGGCCCAGCGGCGCGACAGGTATCGCGGCGCGGCCCTGGGTATGGTGTCAACGGAGAGCTTTCCAGCGGTGGTGGGTACCGCCGATGCCATGCTGAAGGCCGCCGATGTGCTGCTGGTGGGCTACGAAAAAACCGGTGGTGGGCACTGCACCGCGATCGTGCGGGGGGGCATTGCCGACGTGCGCATGGCGGTGGAAGCGGGGGTGCAAACCGCCCAGGAGTTTGGCCAATTTGTCTCCTCCAGCCTAATTCCTCGTCCGTTGCCCAACCTGGAGGCAGTACTGCCCATCTGCGCCCGCTGGGATGAACTGCGCCGCGAGGGCGGCGGCAAACTGGGCAGCCAGGCGATTGGGCTGCTGGAGACGCGCGGTTTTCCGGCCATGGTGGGGGCCGCCGACGCCATGACCAAGAGTGCCGATGTGCAGCTGATGTCCCACGAGGCGATTGGCGAAGGCCTCTGCACGATTTTGATTCGGGGGTCGCTGCCCAATGTGGCGATCGCGATCGAAGCCGGTATGCACGAGGCCGAGCGCATCGGCGAACTCAACGCCGTTATGGTCATCCCCCGCCCCCTCGACGACCTAGTCGAGTCGCTGCCGGTGATGCAAATGGAGCAAGAGCAGCCCGAGCCCCTGCGGATTCCCCTCAACCTGGAGGTTAAGCAGGAGGAAACCGCCGCCGAGCCGGTGCTGATCGAAGCGGTGGAGGAAGCCCCTCAACCCATCGCCCTAGAGCTGACCGTAGACGAGACCGATCTGGCCGACGAAGAGCTTTAG
- a CDS encoding DUF3825 domain-containing protein, with product MGSLIKKLLAWIRSLLGLEASPLRSRLPGPPPAEGLQGLQASPSPSSSPIAERPPAQKSPKPSVSSNPGGDPAPDKGLSPRLRRNLYQAFCQLDRGDAWVDLAPLGNALRTVDKSFSAQQYGFARLSELLEAAPDLISFDRPHNQARLHQPADMKTLLCETFRSVSASNDWAHLSSLKLELNKRCPQFSVQKYGFEKFKNFLAAHPDLIELQRDESVYPPQYYARLKQGTAAPALTPDAAPARRSPPPVRRVGAGGDRPRRSVMPLYHYAFIPNQEESYRRLASLALEEQWFFGTTPPSAFSYPILKNYLEYTFVRLQHEGKVAVSADGRYSTFNTGLVDRKYEPIYPLLGRDQLGRQQDWYLIGFCIPGQGGEGKTLVANFDLLPSTANYFDRPEDMFYDVHSGLPQVDWRHILQDNSDRLPLAFLQAHGPRQFVPKAVHNLSKEAVDEYKQDFADALAADSLAYGTMVAQCDRALRFALLKTQLNYKTAVPYYNPRKNCLQLLLPLDLMSTGTVDCALVVDRPSVAQRYVGHTILPLGWVYSNARLICRLETHWLTPQESGGEFDAEPDEDDDEDG from the coding sequence ATGGGTTCTCTAATTAAAAAGCTGCTGGCTTGGATTCGCTCTCTGCTGGGCTTGGAGGCGTCGCCGCTGCGCTCCAGGCTCCCCGGCCCGCCCCCCGCCGAGGGTCTACAGGGTCTACAGGCAAGCCCATCCCCCAGTTCCTCCCCGATCGCCGAGCGGCCTCCGGCACAAAAGTCTCCCAAACCCAGTGTCAGCTCGAACCCAGGCGGTGACCCAGCCCCCGACAAGGGTCTGTCGCCTAGGCTGCGGCGCAACCTCTACCAGGCTTTTTGTCAGCTAGACCGGGGCGACGCCTGGGTAGATCTGGCTCCCCTGGGCAACGCGCTGAGAACCGTGGACAAGAGCTTTTCGGCCCAGCAGTACGGCTTTGCCCGGCTGAGCGAGCTGCTGGAGGCTGCCCCCGACCTGATCAGTTTCGATCGCCCCCACAACCAGGCCCGGCTGCACCAGCCCGCCGATATGAAAACCCTGCTCTGCGAGACGTTTCGCAGCGTCTCCGCCAGCAATGACTGGGCTCACCTGTCCAGCCTCAAGCTGGAGTTGAACAAGCGCTGCCCCCAGTTCTCGGTGCAAAAGTACGGGTTTGAGAAATTCAAGAATTTTTTGGCGGCCCACCCCGACTTGATCGAACTACAGCGGGATGAGTCGGTCTACCCACCCCAGTACTACGCTCGGCTCAAGCAGGGGACAGCTGCCCCGGCCCTGACCCCGGATGCCGCTCCGGCCCGTCGGTCGCCTCCCCCCGTGCGCAGGGTGGGGGCTGGGGGCGATCGCCCCAGACGCAGCGTAATGCCGCTTTACCATTACGCCTTCATTCCCAACCAGGAGGAGAGCTATCGGCGGCTGGCGAGTTTGGCCCTGGAGGAGCAGTGGTTTTTTGGCACTACGCCTCCCAGCGCTTTCTCCTATCCCATTCTGAAAAACTACCTGGAGTACACCTTCGTGCGGCTTCAGCACGAGGGTAAGGTAGCGGTTTCGGCGGATGGCAGATACAGCACGTTCAACACCGGGCTAGTGGATCGCAAGTACGAACCAATCTACCCCCTGCTGGGGCGTGACCAGCTGGGTCGTCAGCAGGACTGGTACCTGATTGGGTTTTGCATTCCCGGCCAGGGGGGCGAGGGCAAGACCCTGGTGGCCAACTTCGACTTGTTGCCCAGTACGGCCAACTACTTCGATCGCCCTGAAGACATGTTCTACGATGTCCACAGCGGCCTTCCCCAGGTAGACTGGCGGCACATCCTTCAAGACAACTCCGACCGGCTGCCGCTGGCGTTTTTGCAGGCCCACGGCCCCCGCCAGTTTGTGCCCAAAGCCGTACACAATCTCTCTAAGGAGGCGGTGGATGAGTACAAGCAGGACTTTGCCGACGCCTTAGCTGCCGACTCGCTGGCCTACGGCACTATGGTGGCCCAGTGCGATCGAGCGCTGCGCTTTGCCCTGCTGAAAACTCAGCTCAACTACAAAACCGCTGTTCCCTACTACAATCCGCGCAAAAACTGTCTCCAGCTCCTGCTTCCCCTCGATCTGATGAGTACGGGCACCGTAGACTGCGCCCTGGTGGTCGATCGCCCCTCGGTGGCCCAGCGCTACGTGGGCCACACCATTCTGCCCCTGGGCTGGGTCTATAGCAACGCCCGGCTGATCTGCCGGCTGGAGACCCACTGGCTGACTCCCCAGGAGTCTGGCGGTGAGTTTGACGCCGAGCCCGACGAGGACGATGACGAGGATGGCTAG
- a CDS encoding TetR/AcrR family transcriptional regulator — protein MPKIVDHDQYREELLDQCFDLFAKKGYAALTMRQIAQGLGVSTGTLYHYFPSKEGLFEQLVRETTLRDIRGAIAAASQQNCVLSRVAAALEYVAQNEDFLKKQTLIWIEFYQHQHRECGIPTEVFHRVWQESEQQIAALVGLDDPKLIGFLSCAIDGILLHRIYEPQNCSFRDHASMLVEMVKLYLRDRGKLISAE, from the coding sequence ATGCCCAAGATTGTTGACCATGACCAGTACCGCGAGGAGCTGTTAGATCAATGCTTTGACTTGTTTGCCAAAAAGGGCTATGCCGCGTTGACCATGCGCCAAATTGCCCAGGGGTTAGGGGTGTCTACGGGCACGCTCTACCACTACTTTCCCAGCAAGGAAGGATTGTTCGAACAACTGGTGCGCGAAACCACGCTGCGAGATATTCGAGGCGCGATCGCCGCCGCCAGTCAGCAAAACTGTGTTCTGAGTCGGGTGGCTGCGGCCCTTGAATATGTCGCACAGAATGAAGACTTTCTAAAGAAGCAAACGCTAATTTGGATTGAGTTTTATCAGCACCAGCACCGGGAGTGCGGCATACCAACCGAGGTATTTCATCGGGTTTGGCAGGAAAGCGAGCAACAGATAGCCGCCCTGGTGGGCTTAGACGATCCAAAGCTGATTGGCTTCTTAAGCTGTGCAATAGACGGCATTTTGCTGCACCGCATCTACGAACCACAGAATTGCTCGTTTCGAGACCACGCCAGCATGCTAGTAGAGATGGTCAAGCTCTATCTACGCGATCGCGGCAAGCTCATTTCAGCTGAGTGA
- a CDS encoding efflux RND transporter periplasmic adaptor subunit, with protein sequence MLPVNICQSRRALGAVLALSLAVAACSRPQPDAMMGGPQAVPVQVQELQPGTFEESSDFVGALEAEQRIDLKPEVDGRVTQVLVSSGSAVNQGQPVVQLSPEQTQSEVAAAQAAAQAAGFGREAARAQVDAAEAQFARAQADVELAAVEFSRTERLVGAGALSRQDLDNARNQLNVAQAAQRQASDNVRAAQAQLQQALSTFNQSQAQVNVSQADLGFKQVVAPVTGRLGDVSLRVGDFVQAGDTLATITQNSELFLRIQVPTTRASQLRTGIPVELLSPDTGEPLATGSVSFISPEVDGAGQSILVKARFPNDAGNLRDGQFVRARLIWSTTATLLVPTVAVTRIAGQSFVFVAVDEAQEDGQTMRVASQRPVQLGQIQGGNYQVIDGLTAGDEVIVTNILQLQDGRPIAPETQTSATP encoded by the coding sequence ATGCTGCCAGTGAATATTTGCCAATCGCGCCGGGCGTTGGGGGCTGTCCTTGCTCTGTCGCTGGCCGTAGCGGCCTGTAGCCGCCCCCAGCCCGACGCCATGATGGGCGGCCCCCAGGCGGTGCCGGTGCAGGTGCAGGAGCTTCAGCCAGGCACCTTTGAAGAAAGCTCTGATTTTGTTGGGGCCTTAGAAGCTGAGCAGCGCATTGATCTCAAGCCCGAAGTCGATGGTCGAGTAACCCAGGTGCTGGTGAGTTCTGGCAGCGCGGTAAACCAGGGGCAGCCCGTGGTGCAGCTCAGCCCCGAGCAGACCCAGTCGGAGGTGGCGGCGGCCCAGGCGGCGGCCCAGGCGGCGGGCTTTGGCCGCGAGGCCGCCCGCGCCCAGGTCGATGCGGCTGAGGCCCAGTTCGCCCGCGCCCAGGCCGATGTCGAACTCGCCGCCGTTGAGTTTAGTCGCACCGAGCGCCTGGTGGGAGCAGGGGCGCTGAGCCGCCAAGATCTCGACAACGCCCGCAATCAGCTCAACGTCGCCCAGGCCGCCCAACGCCAGGCCTCAGACAATGTGCGAGCAGCCCAGGCCCAGCTGCAGCAGGCGCTCTCCACCTTTAATCAGTCCCAGGCCCAGGTCAATGTCAGTCAGGCAGACCTGGGCTTTAAGCAGGTGGTGGCCCCGGTCACCGGCCGCCTGGGGGACGTGAGCCTCAGGGTGGGCGATTTCGTGCAGGCGGGAGACACTCTGGCCACCATTACCCAAAATAGCGAGCTGTTTTTGCGCATTCAGGTGCCCACCACCCGAGCTAGCCAGCTGCGCACGGGCATTCCGGTAGAACTGCTGAGTCCTGATACCGGTGAACCATTGGCCACCGGCAGCGTTAGCTTTATTTCGCCAGAGGTCGATGGGGCAGGGCAGTCGATCTTGGTCAAGGCTCGCTTCCCCAACGATGCCGGAAATTTGCGCGACGGCCAGTTTGTGCGCGCCCGGCTGATCTGGAGCACCACCGCTACGCTGCTGGTGCCGACGGTAGCGGTGACCCGCATTGCCGGACAGAGCTTTGTATTTGTGGCCGTTGATGAAGCCCAGGAAGACGGTCAGACCATGCGAGTAGCCTCCCAGCGTCCGGTACAGCTGGGGCAAATTCAGGGGGGTAACTACCAGGTGATTGACGGTCTTACCGCTGGCGATGAGGTGATTGTGACCAACATTCTTCAGCTGCAAGACGGCAGGCCGATTGCCCCTGAGACCCAGACCTCAGCGACACCCTAG